From a single Salvelinus namaycush isolate Seneca chromosome 14, SaNama_1.0, whole genome shotgun sequence genomic region:
- the LOC120058940 gene encoding zinc finger protein 362-like has translation MAEPRFNNPYFWPPPPSMPGQLDNLVLINKIKEQLMAEKIRPLHLPPNSASSQQTLLVASSPSDGGQQQHGMPMPKHQQGQHHPQGSVQQPDIALHARPASSSVPGRYCNSVYVNMDDKSAVKAKGLWDEWHMRQIVEQPSRVNHRSGLAPSSRPDGHSISEALTPTTPTSSSQNRLGGAPSVNIISGLASGPGMEQMKSGGLAGLLGPPPKTPRGRKKIKAESGGALLVVPYPIMASGADQGCITFPAKEGKTYRCKVCPLTFLSKSEMQIHSKSHTEAKPHKCPHCSKSFANASYLAQHLRIHLGIKPYHCSYCENSFRQLSHLQQHTRIHTGDRPYKCAAPGCEKAFTQLSNLQSHQRQHNKDKPYKCPNCYRAYSDSASLQIHLSTHAIKNAKAYCCSMCGRAYTSETYLMKHMSKHTVVEHLVSHQSPQRTESPSIPIRISLI, from the exons CTGGATAACCTGGTGCTCATCAACAAGATCAAGGAGCAGCTGATGGCTGAGAAGATCCGACCCCTGCACCTGCCACCCAACTCAGCCTCCTCTCAGCAAACCCTGCTGGTGGCTTCCTCCCCCTCGGACGGGGGGCAGCAGCAGCATGGCATGCCCATGCCCAAGCACCAGCAGGGGCAGCACCACCCTCAGGGCTCGGTCCAGCAGCCCGACATCGCCCTGCACGCCCGCCCAGCCTCCAGCTCTGTGCCAGGTAGGTACTGTAACAGTGTTT ACGTGAATATGGATGACAAGTCAGCAGTGAAGGCCAAAGGACTGTGGGATGAGTGGCACATGCGACAGATCGTAGAGCAGCCCTCTAGAGTTAACCATCGGTCAG GTCTGGCCCCGTCGTCCCGGCCAGACGGCCACAGCATTTCCGAGGCCCTCACGCCCACCACACCCACCTCCAGCAGCCAGAACCGACTGGGAGGGGCCCCATCGGTCAACATCATCTCCGGATTGGCCAGTGGGCCTGGCATGGAGCAGATGAAGAGCGGGGGCCTGGCCGGACTCCTCGGCCCTCCACCCAAGACACCCCGCGGGCGGAAGAAGATCAAAGCGGAGAGCGGAGGGGCTCTTCTGGTGGTGCCCTACCCCATCATGGCCTCTGGCGCAGACCAGGGCTGCATCACCTTCCCTGCCAAAGAGGGCAAAACGTACAG ATGCAAAGTGTGTCCGCTTACCTTCTTGTCCAAGTCGGAGATGCAGATCCACTCCAAGTCCCACACGGAGGCCAAACCCCACAAGTGTCCCCACTGCTCCAAGTCCTTTGCCAATGCGTCCTACCTGGCCCAGCACCTCCGCATTCACCTGGGCAtcaagccttaccactgctcctaCTGCGAGAACTCCTTCCGTCAGCTCTCGCACCTGCAGCAGCACACCAG AATCCACACTGGTGACAGACCCTATAAATGCGCGGCCCCTGGATGTGAAAAGGCCTTTACCCAGCTCTCTAACCTACAG tctCACCAGAGGCAGCACAACAAGGACAAGCCGTACAAATGTCCCAACTGCTACCGTGCCTACTCAGATTCAGCATCGTTACAGATCCACCTGTCTACGCACGCCATCAAAAACGCTAAGGCCTACTGCTGCAGTATGTGTGGCCGGGCATACACCTCA GAAACCTACCTTATGAAGCACATGTCCAAACATACAGTGGTTGAGCACCTAGTGAGCCACCAGTCCCCCCAGAGGACAGAGTCTCCCAGTATCCCAATACGCATCTCCCTCATCTGA